The proteins below come from a single Chrysoperla carnea chromosome 1, inChrCarn1.1, whole genome shotgun sequence genomic window:
- the LOC123305558 gene encoding secretion-regulating guanine nucleotide exchange factor-like, which yields MYSWGANSSSQLGQGICNEQYNTPTKISEEKLSLVPERVIQINGGATHSLVLDSLGKIYMCGKININAKDPNEILYTFKQIASCENIIFSQIACGWDFSVGISKYSKLFVWGSNSFNQLGLPKDKYPFIAEPILVNDISVKFVACGLRHTAVITLDNKLKICGSNTHGQLGLVDAIGNSLNVECFTDIPNLENIKTVACGQKHTVALNFRGEIFVWGDNKWGQLGFSPKLMSKSKKPIKLTIPKLNDPIKLFCGWTHNVILTASGHLWSWGRNNYGQLGRRCDENNSWLPEKIQLNDVERFSIGAEHNLAVASNKLYSWGWNEHGNCGNGCLNNIFEPTIIDSNVSNKTIYCIGCGTGQSFAISK from the exons atgtattcatgg ggcGCAAATTCATCTAGTCAACTGGGTCAGGGAATTTGTAATGAACAATATAATACACCAACAAAAATATCTGAAGAAAAATTATCCCTAGTGCCAGAGCGGGTAATTCAAATTAACGGAGGGGCCACTCATAGTTTAGTTTTAGATTCACTGGGAAAAATTTATATGTgcggaaaaataaatataaatgcgaAAGACCCGAAcgaaattttatatacttttaaacaaattgctagttgtgaaaatattatttttagtcaaaTTGCATGTGGATGGGACTTTTCTGTTGGAAtaagtaaatattcaaaattgtttgtttGGGGGTCGAATTCTTTTAATCAGTTAGGATTACCGAAAGATAAGTATCCATTTATAGCTGAACCAATCcttgttaatgatatttcaGTTAAGTTTGTTGCTTGTGGTTTACGACACACGGCTGTTATTACTCTggataataaactaaaaatatgtgGAAGTAATACTCATGGACAATTAGGCTTAGTCGATGCAATTGGTAATTCTTTGAACGTTGAGTGTTTTACAGACATTCCAAatttagaaaacataaaaacgGTAGCTTGTGGGCAAAAACATACTGTTGCTTTAAATTTTAGAGGCGAAATTTTTGTTTGGGGTGATAATAAATGGGGTCAATTAGGTTTTAGTCCTAAATTGAtgtctaaaagtaaaaaacctataaaattaacaattccAAAATTAAATGACCCTATAAAACTGTTTTGTGGATGGACccataatgtaattttaacagcaagtggtCATTTATGGTCATGGGGAAGAAATAATTATGGACAATTAGGCAGAAGATGTGATGAAAATAATAGTTGGTTGCcagaaaaaatacaattgaacGACGTGGAACGTTTTTCGATTGGAGCTGAACACAATTTAGCGGTTGCATCAAATAAACTGTATAGTTGGGGGTGGAATGAACATGGAAATTGTGGAAATGgctgtttaaataatatttttgaacctacaattattgattcaaatgtatcaaacaaaacaatttattgtattGGGTGTGGGACTGGTCAAAGTTTTGCAATaagtaaataa
- the LOC123304956 gene encoding cell division cycle protein 23 homolog, with the protein MMESTIQFDYKTVKCDLYTGIEECSQRGLINATKWLSDILLSLSDIKLSPEEIPKTDYNCGDELDIYYVAKSYFDAKEFDRCAYVTKSCMEPKTRFLHYYAKYLGNEKKRVESMTEISTPPDPTKNEVLKEINSGLKKLYSTNTMDGFELYLYGIVLKKLDLQNLALDVLMEAVHLAPMNWSAWIELSLIVSDKDKLMSLQLPDHWIRHFFFAHAYLDLLYNDEALDLFWELQTNGFEKSNYIMAQTAIAYHNRREIDRAIEMFKNLQKSDPYRLDHLDTFSNLLYVKEMKTDLANLAHHAVKIDKYRVETCCVVGNYYSLRGDHQKAVVYFQRALKLNPYYLSAWTLMGHEFMEMKNTNAAIHSYRQAIEVNRRDYRAWYGLGQTYELLKMYSYCVYYYKQAQQLRPYDSRMLIALGETYEKVDKIDNALKCFYKACNVGDIEGIALIKLAKLYERLGEEDNAAAAYTKYCMDDTRTAVSEQSELYHAYKMLANYHLRRGQLDDANNYAYKCLEHSETKEEGKALLKAIAAKRGHADCPVHPSVTIDETTTENINFTTRRAPLSPRSSNSPTF; encoded by the exons ATGATGGAATCAACAATTCAATTTGATTATAAGACTGTAAAGTGTGATTTATATACAGGCATTGAAGAATGTTCACAAAGAGGTTTAATAAATGCTACAAAATGGCTCtcagatattttattatcattatctgATATAAAATTAAGTCCGGAGGAAATACCGAAAACTGATTATAATTGTGGGGATgaattagatatttattatgttgcTAAAAGTTATTTTGATGCAAAGGAATTCGATCGTTGTGCTTATGTCACAAAATCATGTATGGAACCAAAAACaagatttttacattattatgcTAAGTATTTGGGAAATGAAAAGAAACGTGTGGAAAGTATGACAGAAATATCCACACCACCAGATCCGACAAAGAATGAAGTCTTAAAGGAAATTAATAGTggcctaaaaaaattatacagcaCCAATACAATGGACggttttgaactttatttatatggaattgtattaaaaaaattagatttacaAAATCTAGCTTTAGATGTCTTGATGGAGGCCGTCCATTTAGCACCAATGAATTGGTCTGCTTGGATTGAATTATCTCTTATAGTTTCtg ataaaGACAAATTAATGTCTTTACAACTACCAGATCACTGGATTCGACATTTCTTTTTTGCACATGCATATTTGGATTTGCTTTATAATGATGAGGCCTTAGATTTGTTTTGGGAATTACAGACAAATGGctttgaaaaaagtaattatattatGGCACAAACTGCTATTGCTTATCATAATCGTCgag agatAGATAGAGCgattgaaatgtttaaaaatttacaaaaatcagaTCCTTATCGGTTAGATCATTTAGATACGTTTTCTAACTTACTTTATGTAAAAGAGATGAAAACTGATTTAGCAAATCTAGCTCATCATGCTGTTAAAATCGATAAATACAGGGTGGAAACATGTTGTGTTGTAG GAAATTATTATAGTTTACGTGGAGATCATCAGAAAGCAGTAGTGTATTTTCAACGAGCGTTAAAATTAAACCCATATTATTTGTCTGCATGGACGTTAATGGGTCACGAATTTAtggaaatgaaaaatacaaatgcGGCAATTCATAGTTATCGGCAAGCAATTG agGTAAATCGACGTGATTACAGAGCTTGGTATGGATTAGGGCAAACTTATGAGCTATTGAAAATGTACTCatattgtgtttattattataaacaagccCAACAATTACGACCGTATGATAGTCGAATGTTAATAGCTCTAGGTGAAACCTATGAAAAAGTAGACAAAATTGACAAtgctttaaaatgtttttataaagctTGTAATGTTGGTGATATTGAAGGAATTGCTTTAATTAAATTAGCtaa attatatGAAAGATTAGGTGAAGAAGACAATGCAGCTGCAGCATATACGAAGTATTGTATGGATGATACAAGAACTGCAGTTAGTGAACAATCAGAATTATATCATGCTTATAAAATGTTAGCAAATTATCATCTACGAAGAGGTCAATTGGATGATGCAAATAATTATGCATACAAGTGTTTAGAACACTCAGAG acTAAAGAAGAGGGTAAAGCGTTATTAAAAGCAATAGCAGCGAAACGAGGTCATGCTGATTGTCCAGTTCACCCATCAGTTACTATAGATGAAACTAcaacagaaaatataaattttacaacgaGGAGAGCACCTTTATCTCCCAGGAGTAGTAATTCaccaactttttaa